Proteins from one Caulobacter sp. X genomic window:
- a CDS encoding ATP-binding protein — protein MSRTSAHRAFRRTMNLIAGGKSLAMALAAIVHEVEAEDSSILCSILLLDAERRRLTLGAAPSLPDFYNKAIEGVEIGPAVGSCGTAAYLGRRVVVEDIQSDPLWADFKDLAAQAGLAACWSQPIKAPDGSVVGTFAIYQRQVSAPDEEDIAFIEAAAELAAIAIDRRRAEEVLAASEIRARLAAQQALETAQNLSSFFDVSADLMCIRDMEGRFVKVNRAWQAVLGYPVETLEGASLLSLLHPDDLPATRANMNRAEKDGDVNGFVNRYRRADGSYCQLEWRARRRGELVFGVARDVTERLRIEAEMAEARHAAEAANKAKNDFLANMSHEIRTPLNGVLGVAAALGETDLTPKQAEMVELIRRSGETLERLVSDILDVSKIEAGQMTIQTQAFDLGAVLDGLLDVTRLRAKEKGIGFRVERGAGARGGFLGDSVRIGQVLSNLLSNAVKFTDRGEVTVRVDVEDPSEGQASRLCVEVEDTGVGFDATKVDMIFQRFSQADSTITRRFGGSGLGLSISKTLVEMMGGEITARSSPGAGSLFRVALPAPRTESGPGAEADPLLSCVQADGLKILLAEDHPINQRVVQLMLEPCGATVTVVENGAQAVEAVAARRYDVVLMDMQMPVMDGLAATRAIRAQEAGGRRTPIIMLSANAMAGHRQDALAAGADLHVAKPVTIAALLDGIGQVLATDTRCAS, from the coding sequence ATGAGTCGTACAAGCGCCCACCGCGCATTCCGGCGGACGATGAACCTGATCGCGGGGGGCAAATCCCTGGCGATGGCGCTGGCGGCTATCGTCCACGAGGTCGAGGCCGAGGATTCCTCCATTCTTTGCAGCATTCTGCTGCTCGACGCCGAGCGCCGGCGCCTGACGTTGGGCGCGGCGCCCAGCTTGCCGGATTTCTACAACAAGGCCATCGAAGGCGTTGAGATCGGCCCCGCCGTCGGATCTTGCGGCACGGCGGCCTATCTTGGCCGTCGCGTGGTGGTCGAGGACATCCAGTCCGATCCGCTGTGGGCGGACTTCAAGGATCTGGCGGCGCAGGCGGGACTGGCCGCGTGCTGGTCGCAGCCGATCAAGGCGCCGGACGGCTCGGTGGTCGGCACCTTCGCGATCTACCAGCGTCAGGTCAGCGCGCCGGACGAGGAGGATATCGCGTTCATCGAGGCCGCCGCCGAGCTGGCGGCGATCGCGATCGACCGGCGCCGCGCCGAGGAGGTGTTGGCGGCCAGCGAGATCCGGGCGCGACTGGCGGCCCAGCAGGCCCTGGAGACCGCGCAGAACCTGTCGAGTTTCTTCGACGTCTCGGCCGACCTGATGTGCATCCGCGACATGGAGGGGCGCTTCGTGAAGGTCAATCGCGCCTGGCAGGCGGTGCTCGGCTATCCGGTCGAGACGCTGGAGGGCGCGTCCCTGCTGTCGCTGTTGCATCCAGACGACTTGCCGGCCACCCGCGCCAACATGAACCGCGCCGAGAAAGACGGCGACGTCAACGGCTTCGTCAATCGCTATCGCCGCGCCGACGGGTCCTATTGCCAGCTGGAATGGCGCGCGCGGCGGCGAGGAGAGCTGGTGTTCGGCGTGGCGCGCGACGTCACCGAGCGTCTGCGGATCGAGGCCGAGATGGCCGAAGCCCGCCACGCCGCCGAGGCGGCCAACAAGGCCAAGAACGACTTCCTGGCCAATATGAGCCATGAAATCCGCACGCCTCTGAACGGCGTCCTGGGCGTCGCCGCGGCGCTGGGCGAGACGGATCTCACGCCAAAGCAGGCCGAGATGGTCGAGCTGATCCGGCGGTCCGGCGAGACCCTGGAGCGGCTGGTCTCGGACATCCTGGACGTCTCGAAGATCGAGGCCGGCCAGATGACGATCCAGACGCAGGCCTTCGATTTGGGCGCGGTGCTGGACGGCCTGCTGGACGTCACCCGCCTTCGAGCCAAGGAGAAGGGGATCGGGTTCCGCGTCGAGCGCGGCGCCGGGGCGCGCGGCGGATTCCTGGGCGACAGCGTGCGGATCGGCCAGGTGTTGAGCAACCTGCTGTCCAACGCCGTCAAATTCACCGATCGCGGCGAGGTCACGGTGCGCGTCGATGTCGAGGATCCGAGCGAGGGCCAGGCCTCGCGTCTGTGCGTCGAGGTCGAGGACACCGGCGTGGGCTTCGATGCGACGAAGGTCGATATGATCTTCCAGCGCTTCAGTCAGGCCGACAGCACGATCACGCGCCGGTTCGGCGGGTCGGGCCTGGGCCTGTCGATCAGCAAGACCCTGGTCGAGATGATGGGCGGCGAGATCACCGCGCGGTCCAGCCCGGGCGCGGGCAGCCTGTTCCGGGTGGCCCTGCCGGCGCCTCGGACGGAGTCCGGGCCTGGCGCCGAAGCCGACCCGCTCCTGTCGTGCGTCCAGGCCGATGGGCTGAAGATCCTGCTGGCCGAGGACCATCCGATCAATCAGCGCGTCGTGCAGTTGATGCTCGAGCCCTGCGGAGCCACTGTCACGGTGGTGGAAAACGGCGCCCAGGCGGTCGAGGCCGTGGCCGCCCGGCGCTACGACGTGGTGCTGATGGACATGCAGATGCCGGTCATGGACGGCTTGGCGGCGACCCGCGCGATCCGGGCTCAGGAGGCGGGCGGGCGGCGCACGCCGATCATCATGCTCAGCGCCAACGCCATGGCCGGCCACCGGCAGGACGCCCTGGCCGCCGGCGCGGACCTGCATGTCGCCAAGCCCGTCACGATCGCGGCCCTGCTGGACGGAATCGGGCAGGTTCTCGCGACCGATACGCGCTGCGCCAGCTGA